In a genomic window of Gossypium arboreum isolate Shixiya-1 chromosome 7, ASM2569848v2, whole genome shotgun sequence:
- the LOC108483989 gene encoding uncharacterized protein LOC108483989, whose translation MGSKRDSNSAVKKVFEWIRKQSKKMKILLAVMAMLFSLVALKLTAKYHNHFFIASESIHAAGILVLIYKLTTKKTCSGLSLKSQELTAIYLAVRVVCSFNLECDIHTLLDFATFLFTAWVIFMIRFKLKSTYIKELDNFPIYYMVVPCAILAMLINPRTAHIYFSHVLWAFCVYLEAVSVMPQLRMMQNAKMIEPFTAHYVFALGMARFLACAHWIIQVYETGGRYLFLVGYGYLWFPMAILAEIVQTFILVDFCYYYIKSFMQGQLIIRMPV comes from the exons ATGGGGAGCAAGAGAGATTCAAATTCTGCAGTGAAAAAGGTGTTTGAATGGATAAGGAAGCAATCGAAGAAGATGAAGATCTTACTTGCAGTCATGGCGATGCTGTTTTCTTTAGTGGCATTGAAGCTTACGGCGAAATATCACAATCACTTTTTTATTGCCTCTGAGTCCATCCATGCCGCTGGGATTCTGGTTTTGATTTACAAGCTTACTACCAAGAAGACATGTTCTg GGCTTTCGCTCAAGTCTCAAGAGCTCACAGCAATATATTTAGCAGTGAGAGTAGTGTGCAGCTTCAATTTGGAATGTGACATTCATACATTGCTAGATTTCGCCACCTTCCTTTTTACTGCATGGGTTATATTTATGATTCGATTCAAGTTGAAGTCCACCTATATCAAGGAGCTTGATAACTTTCCCATCTATTATATG GTGGTGCCTTGTGCTATACTTGCTATGTTAATCAACCCACGTACTGCACATATATACTTCAGTCATGTTCTTTGGGCCTTTTGTGTTTATTTGGAAGCAGTTTCAGTGATGCCACAGCTTCGTATGATGCAGAATGCAAAG atGATTGAACCATTTACAGCCCATTATGTGTTTGCACTTGGTATGGCCAGATTCCTAGCCTGCGCTCATTGGATTATCCAG GTGTATGAGACAGGAGGGAGGTATCTGTTCTTGGTGGGATATGGTTACCTTTGGTTTCCCATGGCTATACTTGCAGAAATTGTTCAAACATTCATCTTGGTTGACTTCTGTTACTATTATATTAAGAG TTTCATGCAGGGCCAACTGATAATTAGAATGCCAGTTTAG